The Henckelia pumila isolate YLH828 chromosome 2, ASM3356847v2, whole genome shotgun sequence genome includes a window with the following:
- the LOC140884038 gene encoding uncharacterized protein — MGCAGSREKGEETSKKIRKPKAWKHSEAITRAQLLQMREEFWDTAPHYGGRKEIWDALRAAAEADLALAQAIVDSAGVIVQSSDLTICYDERGAKYELPNYVLSEPTNLIRDN; from the exons ATGGGCTGCGCTGGATCACGCGAGAAGGGAGAGG aaacttcaaagaaaataagaaaacccAAGGCATGGAAGCATTCAGAAGCTATAACTAGAGCACAACTACTACAGATGCGTGAGGAGTTCTGGGATACTGCTCCACATTATGGTGGTCGGAAAG AGATTTGGGATGCACTCCGGGCTGCAGCCGAGGCTGATTTAGCTCTTGCACAAGCAATTGTGGACAGTGCCGGAGTTATTGTTCAAAGTTCTGACTTAACAATCTGCTATGATGAGAGAG GTGCCAAATACGAGTTACCCAATTATGTTTTGAGCGAGCCGACGAATCTGATCCGTGACAATTGA